One stretch of Riemerella columbina DNA includes these proteins:
- a CDS encoding gliding motility-associated C-terminal domain-containing protein, producing the protein MKKYLSFYFVFVLYIAFGQIINQDQNAPLPAHIYFCDGESFHLKLSDEETNTGDYRITKISNFRPSNGHHLVPFSNKQGNNHFSKPVDIGFNFSFFGEEYSQVVVSSNGRLIFGKGTDFEHLHEAKYVDQVYNGHQSDHHPLPNIIYNQLDSTNPSATFDFAQIFAGFTHFNYYNDYDYNNITYGSIEYDGKRGLIISWSGIIYGESNYADQFSAQVVLFEDNTFVIKVKKSLGQKAILGVQNQDATLFRVEESVHNNQDWESNGADAFSFTPDLHLTPQVEWSLNDTPVSAWQNQTEVHYTPIQNEETLKAQVVFKDHNGNIVGTPKNYVHYFKKLSANPPQIASPEYGTCVNPAMLKIVVPQTDMVYEWYRVGEAQPIGTGTTQAVGNGKYIVKAKSTYGGCSVTSNEMEVNINSIIPPMTFRDQDFKLCDTDFKTEKSFTLAQVVSYPNGANYTVKFYQPDGTEASTATIKSGETKTFKIKVETNAGVTPACATEANFSISYLSLPEQGGVEQKSVCFGVTSFEVADFEVKWRGRGYHFSYSLDGGQTYQTLQYINPAQTPVVKVKINHPDFSCASIVDLKLSFYPEVVANQPSIDPFELQQCASDQSFNLTQYESLINPDPEVMISFYQSLSNAQQGIDAVNKSAFRAGRGVTRLYARVENRQGCVASNFPTIDVKVYSKPHLKKRKIELTNCAGNTVFRLKQDNIALFFDNLDAAITPRVSYYDSQDQPLTEAQIENYDVAILGERPYLKVAFNSTCSEVLVFDLKYHPQPQAAVQEILVCEGTSYPLEDFKKAITNRPEDYDFFDEQMSPLSSDWTWIALPYQAKFYIKDKNTGCLSALQQVDFKQNSSTEVHSAIPVFEQCDTDLDGKTTFNLFDWKPQITADTSAELSFYRDAAHTQLIAQPEAYLNTNLEETIYGVARNPQRCSTPFSFDIKVNLPQEIYGVEDKKPCYGEPLYTEITNAQDFTQIEWMLPDGQTQQGQSLSLDYEHILWGTYKVKVQSQNGCQMEQTFTVSDEQQPKITSISTDDDKIEVSAEGGTPPYTYSFNGVEQASSTLWHPQDSVYEIQVKSATGCWGAPQTVYFLKFNNVITPNGDGKNDTWVVEHLEEMQEVQITITDRYGDTVFSAQSGEPLAWDGKKVGRVLPSATYWYVVKWLDPATQRHETKQGWILLKNQ; encoded by the coding sequence ATGAAAAAATACTTGAGTTTTTATTTCGTTTTTGTGTTGTATATCGCTTTTGGTCAAATCATTAACCAAGACCAAAATGCACCCTTGCCCGCTCATATTTATTTTTGTGATGGCGAGAGTTTTCATTTAAAATTAAGCGATGAAGAGACCAACACTGGCGATTATAGAATAACCAAAATCTCTAATTTTAGACCTTCTAATGGGCATCATTTGGTGCCATTTTCTAATAAACAAGGCAATAATCATTTTAGTAAACCCGTTGATATCGGCTTTAATTTTAGCTTTTTCGGTGAGGAATATTCTCAGGTGGTGGTCAGCTCTAATGGTCGCCTTATTTTCGGTAAAGGTACTGATTTTGAGCATCTCCACGAAGCGAAATATGTAGACCAAGTTTATAACGGTCACCAGTCCGACCATCATCCGCTCCCCAATATTATTTATAATCAATTGGATAGCACCAATCCGAGCGCCACTTTTGATTTTGCCCAAATTTTTGCAGGATTTACGCACTTCAATTATTATAATGACTACGACTATAACAATATTACTTATGGTTCTATCGAATATGATGGCAAGCGGGGATTAATCATTTCATGGTCGGGAATTATCTACGGCGAGTCTAACTATGCGGATCAATTTAGCGCGCAGGTGGTCTTGTTTGAGGACAATACTTTTGTGATCAAAGTCAAAAAGTCTTTAGGGCAGAAAGCCATTTTGGGCGTTCAGAACCAAGATGCAACGCTTTTTCGTGTGGAGGAATCCGTTCATAATAATCAAGACTGGGAGAGCAACGGCGCTGATGCGTTCAGTTTTACCCCTGATTTGCACCTGACACCACAAGTGGAATGGTCGCTCAATGATACCCCAGTTTCTGCGTGGCAAAACCAAACGGAAGTCCACTATACGCCCATTCAGAATGAAGAAACCTTAAAAGCCCAAGTGGTTTTTAAAGATCATAATGGAAATATAGTGGGCACTCCCAAAAATTATGTACATTATTTTAAGAAATTAAGTGCTAATCCGCCACAAATAGCCTCGCCAGAATACGGCACTTGCGTAAATCCAGCAATGTTAAAAATAGTAGTCCCTCAAACCGATATGGTTTATGAATGGTACCGTGTGGGAGAGGCGCAACCGATAGGCACTGGCACGACCCAAGCGGTGGGCAATGGAAAATACATCGTGAAGGCAAAATCCACCTATGGCGGCTGTTCGGTAACCTCTAATGAAATGGAGGTGAACATCAATTCTATTATTCCGCCGATGACCTTTAGGGATCAAGATTTTAAACTATGCGACACGGATTTTAAAACTGAGAAAAGCTTCACGCTTGCTCAAGTGGTCAGTTATCCTAACGGCGCCAATTATACCGTTAAATTTTATCAACCAGATGGCACGGAAGCCTCCACAGCAACCATTAAATCTGGAGAAACCAAAACCTTTAAAATCAAGGTGGAAACCAATGCTGGTGTAACGCCTGCGTGTGCTACAGAAGCCAATTTCAGCATTTCTTACCTTTCGTTGCCAGAGCAAGGTGGGGTAGAGCAGAAGTCGGTTTGTTTTGGGGTGACATCATTTGAAGTGGCTGATTTTGAAGTGAAATGGAGAGGCAGAGGCTATCATTTCAGTTATTCGTTAGATGGTGGGCAGACTTATCAAACATTGCAGTATATCAATCCAGCGCAAACGCCAGTTGTAAAGGTAAAAATCAATCATCCTGATTTTTCATGTGCCAGCATCGTAGATTTAAAGTTGAGTTTTTACCCAGAAGTGGTGGCAAACCAACCGAGTATCGACCCATTTGAATTGCAACAGTGCGCCAGTGATCAATCTTTTAACTTAACCCAATACGAGTCGCTGATTAACCCTGATCCAGAGGTGATGATTAGTTTTTATCAATCTTTAAGTAATGCCCAGCAAGGTATTGATGCTGTTAATAAATCGGCGTTCAGAGCGGGGCGAGGAGTAACGCGCCTGTATGCGAGAGTAGAAAATCGCCAAGGTTGTGTAGCGTCAAATTTTCCAACGATTGATGTGAAAGTTTACTCAAAACCGCATTTAAAAAAGCGAAAAATAGAGCTGACCAATTGTGCAGGCAACACGGTGTTTAGATTAAAACAAGACAACATCGCATTATTTTTTGATAATTTAGATGCAGCCATTACGCCAAGGGTTTCCTATTATGATAGCCAAGACCAACCGCTTACCGAGGCACAGATTGAAAACTATGATGTCGCTATATTAGGCGAGCGTCCGTACCTCAAGGTGGCGTTTAATTCCACTTGTTCAGAGGTGCTGGTTTTTGATTTAAAATACCACCCTCAGCCGCAGGCTGCCGTGCAAGAAATTTTAGTTTGCGAGGGCACTTCTTATCCGCTGGAAGACTTTAAAAAAGCCATCACCAACCGCCCTGAGGATTATGATTTTTTTGATGAGCAAATGTCGCCATTGTCCTCGGATTGGACTTGGATTGCGCTACCTTACCAAGCGAAGTTTTACATTAAAGATAAAAATACAGGTTGTCTTTCGGCTTTACAACAGGTTGATTTTAAACAAAATAGCTCAACGGAAGTTCATTCTGCTATTCCTGTTTTTGAACAATGTGATACGGATTTAGATGGCAAAACAACCTTCAACCTCTTCGATTGGAAACCCCAAATTACGGCAGACACTTCGGCAGAACTGAGCTTTTACCGAGATGCAGCACACACGCAGTTGATCGCCCAGCCAGAGGCTTACCTCAATACTAATTTAGAGGAAACCATTTATGGCGTGGCACGAAATCCGCAGCGCTGTAGCACGCCATTTTCGTTTGATATTAAAGTGAATTTACCACAAGAAATCTACGGCGTGGAGGATAAAAAACCGTGCTACGGCGAGCCTCTTTATACCGAAATTACCAATGCTCAAGATTTTACCCAAATCGAATGGATGCTGCCAGATGGGCAAACGCAGCAAGGGCAAAGCCTTTCTTTGGATTATGAGCATATCCTTTGGGGAACTTATAAAGTAAAGGTGCAGAGCCAAAATGGCTGCCAAATGGAGCAAACTTTTACCGTGTCAGATGAGCAACAACCGAAGATCACCAGCATCAGCACTGATGATGATAAAATAGAAGTGAGCGCAGAGGGAGGCACGCCGCCATATACTTACTCATTTAATGGTGTGGAACAGGCTTCTTCTACGCTTTGGCATCCGCAAGATTCGGTGTACGAAATTCAAGTGAAATCAGCGACAGGATGTTGGGGTGCGCCACAAACGGTTTATTTCCTTAAATTTAACAATGTGATTACCCCGAATGGCGATGGTAAAAATGACACTTGGGTGGTGGAACATTTAGAGGAAATGCAGGAAGTGCAAATTACCATTACCGACCGCTATGGCGATACCGTGTTCTCGGCGCAATCTGGGGAGCCTTTGGCTTGGGATGGCAAAAAAGTTGGGCGCGTATTGCCATCAGCCACCTATTGGTATGTGGTAAAATGGTTAGATCCTGCCACCCAGCGCCACGAAACCAAACAAGGTTGGATTTTACTTAAAAATCAATAG
- a CDS encoding TonB-dependent receptor produces MSISLGAQQFRITGVVRDLHDNTVLSNAHISLNGVEVATTNQRGEFQLEYPSGDYQLKVTHFDCQPFVKKVALNQPLQISIFLEHHTQEIETVVFHALHKNKGTAIIKTLNQEAIAQNTTENLGNILSEISGVSSLKTGNRIAKPVINGLYGSRILMMNNGVKMAEQEWGIEHAPSIDANAYEHIDVLKGTAVLKYGGDAMGGVVLLEPAHYPKKDTLIGKIALSGVSNGKGLALNADIAKVWHTGWAVHTQGSAKKLGDLQTPHYSLQNTGMDENAFQFSIQKKEYAYGIAASYSHMNQNFGIYKGAHISNARNFADAINHGLAFYTGDFGYKIENPQQEVSHQIAKVEGYHRFGQWGKLNAEYAYQHNHRYEYDVRRGAYNAKPATDLLLTTQSLRLDHLLQRKNWDLQTGLVGAFQVNFPDPKTERSRLIPDYHKYDAGAYAIFKYQLKSWQWEAGARYDYNFYDAYKYYLNQDWKPFQQQYTQMVIVRNGVKTLVRPQLGFHNMSASLGLAYQASDGLKTKLNIMRNSRSPNAAELFADGLHHAAAIIEKGDLSLQQEVAYQVQLSLDFNLKAWQIRLNPYALWSGSFINQTPAGVESTIRGNFPVWKYQQIKAKMLGIDAEVQWNIAPKWQWLASASYVYGQDETHREPLILMPPLQVKNTLKYQSKTKNPWSIQAEHLIIFKQHRFPIRTLPYEVYENNTVHTEWLDISTPPAGYHTLNVVAGVAWTKNLQLNLRVNNFFNTAYRDYLNRLRFFSDALGRNVILTLNYHF; encoded by the coding sequence TTGAGTATAAGCCTGGGTGCCCAGCAGTTTCGTATTACGGGCGTGGTGCGAGATTTACACGATAATACGGTATTATCCAATGCCCACATTAGTTTGAATGGCGTAGAGGTGGCGACCACCAATCAGCGCGGCGAGTTTCAGTTGGAGTATCCATCTGGAGATTACCAATTGAAGGTCACCCATTTTGATTGTCAGCCTTTTGTTAAAAAAGTGGCGCTGAATCAGCCATTGCAGATTTCTATTTTCTTGGAGCACCATACCCAAGAGATAGAAACGGTGGTGTTCCACGCTTTGCATAAAAACAAAGGTACCGCCATCATCAAGACTTTAAACCAAGAAGCCATCGCGCAGAATACAACGGAAAATTTAGGCAATATTCTGTCTGAAATTTCTGGCGTGAGCAGTTTGAAAACAGGAAATCGTATCGCTAAACCTGTGATCAATGGGCTTTATGGCAGTAGAATATTGATGATGAACAATGGGGTAAAGATGGCAGAGCAGGAGTGGGGCATAGAGCACGCGCCGAGCATAGATGCCAATGCTTACGAGCATATTGATGTATTGAAAGGAACCGCAGTGCTTAAATATGGCGGCGATGCTATGGGCGGTGTGGTGCTGTTGGAGCCAGCGCATTATCCTAAAAAAGACACGCTGATAGGCAAAATAGCTTTGTCGGGCGTGAGCAATGGGAAGGGGCTGGCGCTCAATGCAGATATAGCTAAAGTTTGGCATACAGGCTGGGCGGTGCATACCCAAGGCAGTGCTAAAAAGTTGGGCGATTTGCAGACGCCTCATTATAGTTTGCAAAATACGGGGATGGATGAAAACGCGTTTCAATTCTCTATTCAAAAGAAGGAATATGCGTACGGCATTGCCGCGTCTTATAGCCATATGAACCAAAATTTTGGAATTTATAAAGGCGCCCATATCAGCAATGCGAGGAACTTTGCCGATGCTATTAACCACGGCTTGGCTTTCTATACAGGAGATTTCGGTTATAAAATTGAAAATCCTCAGCAGGAGGTCAGCCATCAAATAGCCAAGGTGGAGGGGTATCATCGTTTTGGGCAATGGGGAAAACTGAATGCAGAATATGCCTACCAGCACAACCACAGGTACGAGTATGATGTTCGCAGGGGGGCTTATAACGCTAAACCTGCCACAGATCTATTACTCACCACGCAAAGCCTAAGGCTTGATCACCTTTTACAAAGGAAAAATTGGGATTTGCAAACAGGGCTTGTGGGGGCTTTTCAGGTGAATTTCCCAGACCCTAAAACGGAGCGCTCTCGGCTGATTCCAGATTATCATAAATATGATGCTGGGGCGTATGCTATCTTTAAATACCAATTAAAATCTTGGCAATGGGAGGCAGGCGCACGCTATGATTACAACTTTTATGATGCTTATAAATATTATCTTAACCAAGACTGGAAGCCGTTTCAGCAACAATATACGCAGATGGTAATTGTGCGCAACGGTGTGAAAACATTGGTGCGCCCACAGTTGGGGTTTCATAATATGTCAGCATCGTTAGGGTTGGCGTATCAGGCTTCGGATGGGCTAAAAACCAAGCTGAATATTATGCGCAACAGTCGAAGCCCCAATGCAGCAGAGCTCTTTGCTGATGGGCTGCACCACGCGGCTGCCATTATTGAAAAAGGTGATTTGTCACTGCAGCAAGAGGTCGCCTATCAAGTGCAGCTCAGTTTAGATTTTAATCTTAAAGCGTGGCAAATTCGGCTCAATCCTTATGCCTTGTGGTCAGGCTCTTTCATCAACCAAACGCCCGCAGGTGTGGAGAGTACCATTAGAGGCAATTTCCCTGTGTGGAAATACCAACAAATCAAGGCGAAAATGTTGGGGATAGATGCAGAGGTGCAGTGGAACATCGCACCAAAATGGCAGTGGCTGGCTTCGGCAAGCTATGTCTATGGGCAAGATGAAACCCACCGAGAACCCTTGATTTTGATGCCGCCATTGCAGGTTAAAAATACATTGAAATACCAATCTAAAACGAAGAATCCTTGGTCTATCCAAGCGGAACATTTAATTATATTTAAACAACATAGATTTCCTATAAGAACCCTGCCCTACGAGGTTTATGAGAACAATACCGTACACACGGAGTGGCTGGACATCAGTACCCCGCCAGCGGGTTATCATACGCTAAATGTGGTGGCTGGTGTGGCGTGGACTAAAAATCTACAGTTGAATCTGAGGGTTAATAATTTCTTTAATACCGCGTATCGGGATTACCTTAACCGGTTGAGGTTTTTCTCCGATGCTTTGGGGCGAAATGTGATTCTTACCCTTAACTATCATTTTTAA
- the mtgA gene encoding monofunctional biosynthetic peptidoglycan transglycosylase encodes MFKLIKKIIGALIIINILLLIGGRFFNPIITITQLDGLLTYHQLKRDYIPFDEMGDAIKKAVIASEDQNFYQHNGFDFKAIQRAIKHNNQAKTVQGGSTISQQTAKNLFLWNGRSWFRKGLEAIYTFIIEKIWSKDIILERYLNSIEMGQGVFGIEAAAQYYFNKEAKNLTKSEAAWIATILPNPKKYDPHHPTPYLKRKHQWVMQQMNHISLK; translated from the coding sequence ATGTTTAAACTGATTAAAAAAATCATCGGAGCACTCATCATCATCAACATTCTATTGCTGATTGGTGGGCGTTTTTTCAATCCTATCATCACGATCACGCAACTGGATGGACTACTGACTTATCATCAACTTAAGCGAGATTATATCCCGTTTGATGAAATGGGAGACGCCATAAAAAAGGCGGTGATCGCTTCGGAAGATCAAAATTTTTATCAACATAACGGCTTTGATTTTAAAGCCATCCAAAGGGCTATCAAGCATAACAACCAAGCCAAAACCGTACAAGGCGGCAGCACCATCTCCCAGCAAACTGCCAAAAATCTATTCCTTTGGAATGGTAGAAGCTGGTTCAGAAAGGGTTTAGAGGCGATTTACACCTTCATTATTGAAAAAATTTGGAGTAAAGATATTATTTTGGAACGCTACCTCAACTCCATTGAAATGGGGCAAGGCGTGTTTGGCATAGAGGCGGCAGCGCAATATTACTTTAATAAAGAAGCGAAAAACCTTACCAAAAGCGAAGCCGCATGGATTGCCACTATCCTGCCTAACCCTAAAAAATACGATCCGCACCACCCCACACCTTATCTCAAAAGAAAGCACCAGTGGGTGATGCAGCAAATGAACCATATCTCTTTAAAATAG
- a CDS encoding recombinase, producing the protein MHLFKKHHVETLESLLQKYFTFQNETASPEPLAELFEATRRLGFASLLEILELHPEYQAHLAHYIKNVFKGKKIELSLTEANILSENSFFPELKKRVIAKILPAVEDENSVSFIIEKVLLNSKKNFEFLLYISDQDWQRFFDLMGLSTLISNQQVKNSLLLSINILVWRAIGNALDVDVLKMAPEYKDFDNPFIALQNEMDYLVEYYQKNPNLQLSSKEEHYKQAKIYLKQCLEFINLAFKNTSKYGISSKTNQSLMKIRQQLVRISEILPLLTIDDDEDERKKSIMLIKNILRYKSHRNNFRELFAESTLQISHLITSHTAQTGSHYIALNTQQYLNMLWKAAGGGVIVGFLCMLKMLYSYSNGSEFTHAFMYSFNYAMGFILIYLLHYTLATKQPAMTATTMAKVLSEDKNTTKNYVEFAHLVAKLFRTQFIAFVGNVALAFPVALLIVYGLDVLFSQNLAIDKADKLLLDLNPWESKAILHACIAGVFLFFSGIIAGNIANNSRFYQIPERLAKSPYLNRAFGARISRNISIFYAKNWAGIISNLWFGIFMGATAPIGHFLGLDLDIRHITFAAGNFALGLYGKGFEVSNMVFWTSFVTVFIIGFFNFIVSFGLSMSLAFRSRKINFGEVSLIYREIFRSFAKNPIKFFFPIKSDLDQTAHQMIKEGIGNEEKEKTPIKKINL; encoded by the coding sequence ATGCACCTTTTTAAAAAACATCATGTAGAAACTTTGGAATCCTTGCTCCAAAAGTATTTTACCTTTCAAAACGAAACAGCCTCGCCAGAGCCTTTGGCAGAGTTATTTGAGGCAACACGGCGGCTTGGTTTCGCTTCTTTATTAGAGATTTTGGAACTTCACCCTGAGTATCAAGCACATCTTGCCCATTACATCAAAAATGTGTTTAAGGGTAAAAAAATAGAACTCTCCCTAACCGAAGCTAATATTCTCTCGGAAAATTCCTTCTTCCCAGAGTTAAAAAAAAGGGTGATTGCCAAAATATTACCAGCCGTGGAAGATGAAAATTCCGTTTCTTTCATCATAGAAAAAGTCTTGCTCAACTCTAAGAAAAATTTTGAGTTTTTACTCTATATCTCTGACCAAGACTGGCAACGGTTCTTTGATTTAATGGGACTTTCCACGCTGATTTCTAATCAACAAGTTAAAAATAGTTTATTGCTCTCCATCAATATTTTGGTGTGGCGTGCTATCGGAAATGCTTTAGATGTAGATGTTTTAAAAATGGCGCCAGAATATAAAGATTTTGACAATCCTTTCATTGCCTTACAAAACGAAATGGACTATTTGGTGGAATATTATCAGAAAAACCCTAATCTACAACTTTCATCTAAAGAGGAACATTATAAGCAAGCCAAAATTTACCTTAAACAATGTTTGGAATTCATCAACCTTGCGTTTAAAAACACTTCCAAATACGGGATTTCCAGTAAAACCAACCAATCTTTAATGAAGATTCGGCAACAATTGGTGCGTATTTCTGAGATTTTACCACTCCTAACTATTGACGATGATGAGGACGAACGCAAAAAATCTATCATGCTGATTAAGAACATTTTACGATATAAATCCCACCGTAACAACTTCCGAGAATTGTTTGCAGAAAGTACTTTGCAAATTTCGCATTTGATTACCTCACATACGGCGCAAACAGGGAGCCACTACATTGCGCTGAATACTCAGCAATACCTCAATATGCTCTGGAAAGCGGCAGGCGGCGGCGTGATTGTCGGCTTTCTCTGCATGCTCAAAATGCTCTACAGTTACAGCAATGGCAGCGAGTTTACCCACGCGTTTATGTACTCGTTCAACTACGCGATGGGCTTTATTTTGATTTACCTTTTGCACTACACACTGGCGACCAAACAGCCTGCAATGACCGCCACCACGATGGCGAAGGTGCTTTCTGAAGATAAAAATACCACGAAAAATTATGTGGAATTTGCCCATTTGGTGGCGAAATTATTTAGAACGCAATTTATTGCATTCGTGGGGAATGTGGCTCTGGCGTTCCCTGTGGCTCTACTGATTGTTTACGGTTTAGATGTTTTATTTTCTCAAAACTTAGCCATAGACAAAGCCGATAAACTCCTGCTCGACCTCAATCCTTGGGAATCTAAAGCCATTTTGCACGCTTGTATTGCTGGGGTGTTTTTATTTTTTTCCGGGATTATTGCGGGAAATATTGCCAATAATTCAAGGTTTTATCAAATTCCTGAGCGTTTAGCCAAAAGCCCTTATCTTAATCGTGCTTTTGGGGCAAGAATTTCGCGCAATATTTCTATTTTCTACGCTAAAAATTGGGCTGGGATTATCTCCAACCTTTGGTTCGGTATTTTTATGGGTGCCACGGCGCCTATTGGGCATTTTTTAGGTTTAGATTTAGATATTCGGCACATTACCTTTGCGGCTGGCAATTTCGCGCTGGGGCTTTATGGTAAAGGCTTTGAGGTGTCTAATATGGTCTTTTGGACGAGTTTTGTCACCGTGTTTATCATCGGATTTTTTAACTTTATTGTCAGCTTTGGCTTGTCTATGTCGCTGGCGTTCCGCTCACGGAAAATTAACTTTGGCGAGGTCAGCCTGATTTATCGCGAAATCTTCCGTTCATTTGCTAAAAATCCGATTAAATTCTTCTTTCCGATTAAGTCAGATTTAGACCAAACGGCACATCAAATGATAAAAGAAGGCATCGGTAACGAGGAAAAGGAGAAAACACCTATAAAAAAGATAAATCTTTAA
- the arsC gene encoding arsenate reductase (glutaredoxin) (This arsenate reductase requires both glutathione and glutaredoxin to convert arsenate to arsenite, after which the efflux transporter formed by ArsA and ArsB can extrude the arsenite from the cell, providing resistance.), translating to MKTVLYHNNRCSKSRCALEFLNEQKEDLTIVNLLKDGVTREQLEEVLTLLKMKPSELIRKSDAFFKDLYGEKSMQEEDYLQAMIEHPRLIQRPIVVKNGKAAIGRPLENIEAIL from the coding sequence ATGAAAACGGTATTATATCATAACAACAGGTGTTCTAAATCCAGATGTGCCTTAGAATTTCTAAATGAACAAAAAGAAGATTTAACTATTGTGAATTTGTTAAAAGATGGTGTGACGCGTGAACAATTGGAGGAGGTTTTAACTTTGCTTAAAATGAAGCCCTCGGAGTTGATTAGGAAATCTGATGCATTTTTTAAAGACCTCTATGGTGAAAAATCAATGCAAGAAGAAGATTATCTACAAGCGATGATAGAGCACCCGCGCCTGATCCAGCGTCCTATTGTAGTTAAAAATGGTAAAGCTGCCATAGGTCGTCCATTAGAAAATATAGAAGCGATACTTTAA
- a CDS encoding deoxynucleoside kinase, with protein sequence MHIAVTGNIGAGKTTLTTMLAKHYQWEAQFEDVDHNPYLDDFYHDMSKWSFALQIYFLGSRFRQVKEIRESGKNIIQDRTIYEDAHIFAENLNEMQLLSDRDYQNYSALFDLMKSFVSAPDLLIYLRASVPKLVGQIYKRGRDYEAEISIDYLSKLNNKYENWIKNYKEGKLLIIEVDDLDFVEKPEDFGLILERIDAEINGLF encoded by the coding sequence ATGCATATTGCAGTAACAGGAAATATTGGGGCTGGCAAAACCACCCTAACCACTATGCTTGCCAAACATTATCAGTGGGAAGCTCAGTTTGAAGATGTGGATCACAATCCGTATTTAGATGATTTCTACCACGATATGTCTAAGTGGTCTTTTGCGCTTCAGATTTATTTCTTGGGGAGCCGTTTTCGGCAGGTTAAGGAAATCCGAGAGAGTGGGAAGAATATTATTCAAGACCGTACCATTTATGAAGATGCTCATATTTTCGCCGAAAATTTGAATGAAATGCAATTGCTGAGCGATAGAGATTATCAAAATTATTCAGCCCTTTTTGACTTGATGAAAAGTTTTGTTTCTGCACCAGATTTACTGATTTACCTCCGTGCCTCTGTGCCCAAATTGGTGGGACAAATCTACAAAAGAGGGCGTGATTATGAAGCGGAAATCAGCATAGATTATCTCTCTAAACTCAATAATAAATACGAAAACTGGATTAAAAACTATAAAGAAGGCAAACTACTCATCATTGAAGTTGATGATTTAGATTTTGTAGAAAAACCCGAAGATTTTGGGTTGATTTTGGAGCGTATAGATGCGGAAATCAATGGTTTATTCTAA
- a CDS encoding glutaminyl-peptide cyclotransferase — translation MQKKIMTAILALVLLGACHQDKDLLNALNDYNIFMESSGYHFGDAIKLPEEVTKNAEQVRISFGDQETSDLTINPQYFTLGDNNVTFIIKTKGGEALTQDATINVYAKQPEKDLNYTIVAEYPHDANNFVQGFQLEGNTIYESDGQNGHSRMIKYPLGTTKATVAVAQPDEVFSEGATIVGDKIYQLTWQNKKGFIYDKNSLKLLEEFPYPGIIGEGWGITYDGQNLIVSDGSKNLYFLNPKNPSEVVRFVAVAGHDQAYDRLNELEYHQGFIYANVWQKPIILKINPKNGEVVAKFDFSELAKKHTTGEDDVLNGIAFKGDHMLVTGKNWDKIYEVEIK, via the coding sequence ATGCAAAAGAAAATTATGACCGCCATTTTGGCTTTGGTATTGTTGGGAGCTTGTCATCAGGATAAAGACCTCCTCAATGCTCTGAACGACTATAATATCTTTATGGAGAGCTCAGGTTATCATTTTGGAGATGCCATAAAACTACCAGAAGAGGTGACGAAAAATGCAGAACAAGTGCGCATTAGTTTTGGCGACCAAGAGACTTCGGATTTGACAATCAATCCGCAATATTTCACTTTGGGTGATAATAATGTGACTTTTATCATCAAAACCAAAGGCGGCGAAGCGCTGACCCAAGATGCCACCATCAATGTCTATGCTAAGCAACCCGAGAAAGACCTCAATTATACCATTGTGGCGGAATATCCGCACGATGCCAATAATTTTGTGCAAGGTTTTCAGTTGGAAGGCAATACCATTTACGAAAGCGATGGGCAAAATGGACACTCTCGGATGATAAAATATCCATTGGGAACCACTAAGGCGACAGTGGCAGTGGCACAGCCTGATGAGGTGTTTTCGGAGGGAGCGACCATTGTGGGGGATAAGATTTATCAACTCACTTGGCAGAATAAAAAAGGCTTTATCTACGATAAAAATTCCTTGAAATTATTAGAAGAATTCCCTTATCCAGGCATTATTGGCGAGGGTTGGGGGATCACTTATGATGGGCAAAATCTCATCGTGTCAGATGGTTCTAAAAATTTGTATTTCCTCAATCCTAAAAACCCTTCCGAGGTGGTGCGTTTTGTTGCGGTGGCTGGGCACGACCAAGCTTATGACCGCCTGAACGAGTTAGAGTACCACCAAGGCTTTATCTATGCTAATGTTTGGCAAAAACCTATTATACTGAAAATCAACCCTAAAAATGGCGAGGTGGTTGCTAAATTTGACTTTTCGGAATTGGCAAAAAAACATACCACTGGCGAAGATGATGTGCTCAATGGCATCGCATTCAAGGGCGACCATATGCTGGTAACGGGCAAAAATTGGGATAAAATTTACGAAGTAGAAATTAAATAA